A genomic stretch from Silurus meridionalis isolate SWU-2019-XX chromosome 1, ASM1480568v1, whole genome shotgun sequence includes:
- the cldn34a gene encoding claudin-34, which produces MMSYLAHTAHWQFFGLVLAVLGLILTVATSGVDDWRVWYVDDVSVITSGTAWVGIWRACFYSTVLDTAEFCRRISLTDSFVPPEIAAAQVLCMAAILVGITANLVAGYAVRRAYFNIDGHIRRFFWSAGALYFLTATCSLIPVFWNMSSVLKNRTIDFPPEFLLPPAPYKQELGLGIITGTGSSVLLILSGLLFLSYRQTSKPRKQNAERTEKKNQAGTNIRTAALHANRVREGTDNSALTVEDKL; this is translated from the coding sequence ATGATGAGCTACCTGGCCCACACGGCCCACTGGCAGTTCTTTGGTTTAGTACTGGCAGTTCTGGGATTGATCCTGACAGTTGCCACCAGCGGAGTGGATGACTGGAGAGTGTGGTATGTTGATGATGTGTCTGTCATCACCTCTGGCACTGCCTGGGTTGGCATCTGGAGGGCTTGTTTTTACAGCACCGTCCTTGACACGGCCGAGTTTTGCCGAAGAATAAGTCTCACAGACTCATTTGTTCCTCCGGAGATTGCTGCAGCACAGGTCCTTTGTATGGCAGCAATCCTGGTGGGAATCACTGCAAACCTTGTTGCGGGATACGCCGTAAGACGCGCCTACTTCAACATAGATGGGCACATCAGACGTTTCTTCTGGTCCGCAGGTGCTCTGTATTTCCTCACTGCAACGTGCTCGCTGATTCCTGTTTTTTGGAACATGAGTTCGGTGCTGAAGAATCGCACGATTGATTTCCCGCCAGAgtttctgctacctccagcacCATATAAACAGGAGTTGGGCCTTGGTATCATAACAGGAACTGGCTCATCTGTGCTACTTATTTTAAGCGGGCTGCTCTTCCTGTCCTACAGGCAAACGAGTAAACCTAGAAAACAGAATGCTGAAcgaactgaaaagaaaaaccaaGCTGGCACAAACATAAGAACTGCTGCCTTACATGCtaatagagtgagagaaggGACAGATAATTCTGCTTTGACTGTAGAAGACAAGCTGTAA
- the cldn33b gene encoding putative claudin-24, translated as MSNTCSSILELLGLMVEVGAWLCSFGATVMPSWLSLSTELLILESYEVGLWESCVVQEAAGTECRAFETLLGLSVNMTMARICMCISDALGLLGILIAIPGLSLVKSCGGSQGWRVKRGMKITAGVMVLITGILVLYPVSVIAHDIVVKFHDHSLPHTVPRWEFGDALFIGWAAGFFHIIAAALLFISCCFSEEDDIHFEYQLEKKFQPVNSLSKKRVEYV; from the coding sequence ATGTCGAATACTTGTTCCAGCATTCTGGAGCTGCTGGGTTTGATGGTGGAGGTGGGGGCCTGGCTCTGCTCGTTTGGGGCTACAGTCATGCCCAGCTGGCTGAGCCTCAGCACTGAGTTGCTGATCCTGGAGAGCTATGAAGTGGGCCTGTGGGAGTCCTGTGTGGTGCAAGAAGCGGCGGGTACCGAGTGCCGTGCATTCGAAACACTGCTCGGTCTGTCAGTCAACATGACAATGGCACGGATCTGCATGTGCATATCAGACGCTCTCGGACTCTTGGGCATCCTGATCGCTATCCCAGGTCTGAGCCTAGTGAAAAGTTGTGGGGGGTCACAGGGATGGCGGGTGAAACGTGGCATGAAGATCACTGCAGGTGTGATGGTACTGATAACTGGCATCCTTGTACTATATCCCGTGTCTGTCATCGCCCATGACATTGTTGTGAAGTTCCATGACCACTCACTGCCACATACTGTGCCTCGCTGGGAGTTTGGGGATGCTTTATTCATCGGGTGGGCTGCAGGTTTTTTTCACATCATCGCTGCAGCATTACTCTTCATCTCCTGTTGTTTTTCGGAAGAGGATGATATACACTTCGAGTACCAACTTGAGAAAAAGTTTCAGCCTGTGAACAGCTTGTCCAAAAAACGAGTGGAGTACGTCTAA